Within the Drosophila miranda strain MSH22 chromosome Y unlocalized genomic scaffold, D.miranda_PacBio2.1 Contig_Y2_pilon, whole genome shotgun sequence genome, the region GAGGGgagggaggaggagaaggaatGTATTGTTAGTATTGTGTCTATTAGTATCTCTCGCGAGAACTCACTTTGACTAGATCCTTCGCCACCCTGGCTGGTGCCGGCCGTCTGGTCCAGCTCCTCCATTGTCATATCCTCCTCGTCCAGTGTCAAGTCCTCAACATTCTCGTCGTGCGTATCGTCATCGTATTCGGCCTTGGGTTCGATAACCATTTCCGAGCCCACGGGCGACACGCTGTTGTCCTTGACCTTCTGTTTGTGATTGGACGATGACTTATCGACGACGGCTGTCAGTTGCTTGACCACGACACCAGTGTGCACGGCTCCAGCGGACGCACCAGCGCCTGAAGCGGCCGGAGTGACGCCCCCGGCAGCTGCGCTCGCCTCCTCCATATCCTCGGCATCACCGACGTCGCCTTGGGCGCCTTGGCTCTGTGGTTGTACGTTCTCGGTGTTGATGGCATCGCtggtctgctgctgcagcagttgttgctgctggccgGCTGCTGTCGCAGTGGCGGCGTGAGCTGGGGCGGCTGTCGATGATGTTAGTTTAGCGCTTTCAGTCTTTTTGGTAACGTTGGTGCTGGTcaatggctgctgctgggtcGGGACTTGGCTGGTGCCGGCCACGTTGCTGCCGCCGCCGGGCATCTGGGTGCTGACCAGGGCGGAGACGGCGAGGCCTGCGCTTGTCTGTTGGAGGATAGACTGATTCGAGGCGGCGGCCTGCAGAACAGACGAGTTGGAGTTGTCTTGGGCATCTGCGGGGAGGGACGATTGGTTAGATCAACCTGCCACTTACGAGGGAATTCCTTTTGCAACACTCACCGTTCTCCAGGCTGCGACGTCTGACTTTTCGACGACGGCGCGACGGACTAGACGAGCCCTCGCGCGATCCGGACACATCCCCAGAGGTGTCCATTGCCCCGCCGGTGGCCAGGCGAGCGCGCTTTGTCTGTTCCAGAGTGTAGGCGCCGCTCATCTTGCCACCGCGATGATGCTGAGAGGACTCTGGCTTGGGGGCGGCCGCGGAGCTGCCACCGCCGGTGCGGTTGTCGGACAGACCCTTGATCTGCAGCGACTCGGCTGCCTTGAGAAGTGCGGCCAGCTGGTCCTGTGAGATGTTGACCTCGCCGCGGTACATGTAGTCCAACATGGCGCGGAGCTCCTGGTACTTGACATCCTTGAGTATGAAGATCGGGTGCTTGTCATACTGTTCTTGGAGTAAGGTCTGCAAATCGCGAGGAGGGAGGATGTCATTGTAGTCATTGTGTGCTCTCTGATAACGGTGGACAGGGAGTTTTGAATACTTACAGCAAAGTAGGGACTGCAGGCGGACAGAACCACCTTGTGGGCCTTGAGGATCTTTCCCTCGGCGGCGAGCGTGCAGTCGACTAGGGTCTCGTTTTCCAGCAGCGTGTCGAATACGCTGATCAGCGTGCTCTGGTGGTTGTTCCAGCGCAGGCAGAACTGCTGATCGTCGTCCATCTTGGGGCGGTATGTGGACACAGTTGATACGTGAAAGGCGGGTTCACAGCGGGGTGGTGGTGGGGCGGAGGTAGCCCACGTCCTGTGGGCTTTTGTGCTTCCGTTCTCGGGTGGATAAAGCAACCTAGTTATAGAAACAGTTAAAGTTGGGGAAACAGCtcttcctcctcttcctccgaTGATGATCTTTTATCACTTATGCTGCAAGGAAAAATACCAGGAAAAAAAATTACAGTTAGTAAAATGCATATACTCTGAATATTGCAGATTATTCCGCGCCTCAAGGTCAAGTTCATGTTCATGTTAAATATTTCAAAGCTAAAATGTCTGCCATCTCGTTTCCACAAGCCCACACATACGCACACATGTCTACACTTGCCTGGCAAGATTATTGTTATTTGCATTCCACATCATACAaatgcatacatacatttgtacatatgcatggatgtacatatgtatgaaaaaaagaagaaaacacGCACACTAGAGCGCCCGCTTTGACGCCCAAACACACAACTGCAAATGCAATTTTTCGTGTTCCTTTTTCTTCTTGTTAATTTTTCAACTTTGCTCTTTCCCCCACAACGGAACTGGCGACtggctctctctcgctctctttttctctccctctcgcaAAACGGCAAGCGACGCCAACTGAGAGCCAAACGGATTTGCGGCGATGTTACAGTTGCTGCTCCAGCTCCCGCCTCTTGTGCTAGTGTTGGAGATCTATGAGTAGGATAAACGACGACGAAGAGACTTCGTGACgaccgacaaaaaaaaaaccccccaGCATTAAGCATAAAGAGGGGAAGTTTCACAGCAGGCAGCGCAGCTTTTGTCAAGTTGCGTCGCTGCAGGCACACGTACGTATGGTACGTATGGGAGTGTGTGACTGTGTGCGCGCTGAAAGGTTTTTTCTTCGTTGTGGAAAATTTCACAAGTAGACACACTCATGCACACACTGTGCCAGACGAATATTTATGATGGTTTTCATTTTCCAcaagcacgcacacacacaggcataTGCCTGATAATTTTGAAAGTTGAAGTGTGGAGCAATCGCCACATTCTCGTCGTCCCGTTTCATTTTTTTTATGGTGTGCATTTAAAAATAGAACATTTTTCATTAGAAGCGAGGCACACCAACACACTGGCACATAGATATGGACGGCTGGGAACATAAACCAATTTCACAATCGCTCCCCCCTTTGCTTAGCAAACGAGCAGCAGCATAGCATATACTCCACAGAATTTATCACGGG harbors:
- the LOC117185802 gene encoding longitudinals lacking protein-like isoform X18, with protein sequence MDDDQQFCLRWNNHQSTLISVFDTLLENETLVDCTLAAEGKILKAHKVVLSACSPYFATLLQEQYDKHPIFILKDVKYQELRAMLDYMYRGEVNISQDQLAALLKAAESLQIKGLSDNRTGGGSSAAAPKPESSQHHRGGKMSGAYTLEQTKRARLATGGAMDTSGDVSGSREGSSSPSRRRRKVRRRSLENDAQDNSNSSVLQAAASNQSILQQTSAGLAVSALVSTQMPGGGSNVAGTSQVPTQQQPLTSTNVTKKTESAKLTSSTAAPAHAATATAAGQQQQLLQQQTSDAINTENVQPQSQGAQGDVGDAEDMEEASAAAGGVTPAASGAGASAGAVHTGVVVKQLTAVVDKSSSNHKQKVKDNSVSPVGSEMVIEPKAEYDDDTHDENVEDLTLDEEDMTMEELDQTAGTSQGGEGSSQTYATWQHDRSQDELGLMAQDAQQRDPQDFVLTWYQHACDQCGKSYKTRKSLSRHRRFECRFTTERPIFQCPSCNYAAKRSDNLTKHIKTHFAKVKKDFLPLAFQMQASGIQTKWEATA
- the LOC117185802 gene encoding longitudinals lacking protein, isoforms N/O/W/X/Y-like isoform X13: MDDDQQFCLRWNNHQSTLISVFDTLLENETLVDCTLAAEGKILKAHKVVLSACSPYFATLLQEQYDKHPIFILKDVKYQELRAMLDYMYRGEVNISQDQLAALLKAAESLQIKGLSDNRTGGGSSAAAPKPESSQHHRGGKMSGAYTLEQTKRARLATGGAMDTSGDVSGSREGSSSPSRRRRKVRRRSLENDAQDNSNSSVLQAAASNQSILQQTSAGLAVSALVSTQMPGGGSNVAGTSQVPTQQQPLTSTNVTKKTESAKLTSSTAAPAHAATATAAGQQQQLLQQQTSDAINTENVQPQSQGAQGDVGDAEDMEEASAAAGGVTPAASGAGASAGAVHTGVVVKQLTAVVDKSSSNHKQKVKDNSVSPVGSEMVIEPKAEYDDDTHDENVEDLTLDEEDMTMEELDQTAGTSQGGEGSSQTYATWQHDRSQDELGLMAQDAQQRDPQDFVRHGPKNQLLCQCGRYYNTMNRLSLHQREECQDFKRFQCDYCLKWFKRRSHLNRHKKLHDAELAAEPAIHKQKPKAKTTKQTADGAGVEATAATELESLYLCTSEIKVEHEEEFI
- the LOC117185802 gene encoding longitudinals lacking protein, isoforms J/P/Q/S/Z-like isoform X20; its protein translation is MDDDQQFCLRWNNHQSTLISVFDTLLENETLVDCTLAAEGKILKAHKVVLSACSPYFATLLQEQYDKHPIFILKDVKYQELRAMLDYMYRGEVNISQDQLAALLKAAESLQIKGLSDNRTGGGSSAAAPKPESSQHHRGGKMSGAYTLEQTKRARLATGGAMDTSGDVSGSREGSSSPSRRRRKVRRRSLENDAQDNSNSSVLQAAASNQSILQQTSAGLAVSALVSTQMPGGGSNVAGTSQVPTQQQPLTSTNVTKKTESAKLTSSTAAPAHAATATAAGQQQQLLQQQTSDAINTENVQPQSQGAQGDVGDAEDMEEASAAAGGVTPAASGAGASAGAVHTGVVVKQLTAVVDKSSSNHKQKVKDNSVSPVGSEMVIEPKAEYDDDTHDENVEDLTLDEEDMTMEELDQTAGTSQGGEGSSQTYATWQHDRSQDELGLMAQDAQQRDPQDEGGESRIRVRNWLMLADQSVIGKSSDDTLTVFIFFCC
- the LOC117185802 gene encoding longitudinals lacking protein, isoforms A/B/D/L-like isoform X4, which encodes MDDDQQFCLRWNNHQSTLISVFDTLLENETLVDCTLAAEGKILKAHKVVLSACSPYFATLLQEQYDKHPIFILKDVKYQELRAMLDYMYRGEVNISQDQLAALLKAAESLQIKGLSDNRTGGGSSAAAPKPESSQHHRGGKMSGAYTLEQTKRARLATGGAMDTSGDVSGSREGSSSPSRRRRKVRRRSLENDAQDNSNSSVLQAAASNQSILQQTSAGLAVSALVSTQMPGGGSNVAGTSQVPTQQQPLTSTNVTKKTESAKLTSSTAAPAHAATATAAGQQQQLLQQQTSDAINTENVQPQSQGAQGDVGDAEDMEEASAAAGGVTPAASGAGASAGAVHTGVVVKQLTAVVDKSSSNHKQKVKDNSVSPVGSEMVIEPKAEYDDDTHDENVEDLTLDEEDMTMEELDQTAGTSQGGEGSSQTYATWQHDRSQDELGLMAQDAQQRDPQDLSITRIAGLTWNEWNARLAMPLVTLSEGVQPLVFPTDLSVEKQSQSLVLKEPLGERNTPTDCVPKSEPSAASTPRNHSGHSSGKPHKTSGGGKLKHLTEEEATSLMLKAVAEKQAAAAAAAAGANTRAELSYGDDQASSGNGNSSDYQANLSGGVTFADVGGPAGLCHINILNSISAMNNLISGSTAGKAGGSVVGLAGSGSSATPSNGNNNGSLGGADNGAGHPCPVCGRVYKLKSSLRNHQKWECGKEPQFQCPFCVYRAKQKMHIGRHMERMHKEKFKLEDVKSFAGSEALDGDSSGVGGGGVTAATVAAAAAAALASATELHPHFS
- the LOC117185802 gene encoding longitudinals lacking protein, isoforms H/M/V-like isoform X19, producing MDDDQQFCLRWNNHQSTLISVFDTLLENETLVDCTLAAEGKILKAHKVVLSACSPYFATLLQEQYDKHPIFILKDVKYQELRAMLDYMYRGEVNISQDQLAALLKAAESLQIKGLSDNRTGGGSSAAAPKPESSQHHRGGKMSGAYTLEQTKRARLATGGAMDTSGDVSGSREGSSSPSRRRRKVRRRSLENDAQDNSNSSVLQAAASNQSILQQTSAGLAVSALVSTQMPGGGSNVAGTSQVPTQQQPLTSTNVTKKTESAKLTSSTAAPAHAATATAAGQQQQLLQQQTSDAINTENVQPQSQGAQGDVGDAEDMEEASAAAGGVTPAASGAGASAGAVHTGVVVKQLTAVVDKSSSNHKQKVKDNSVSPVGSEMVIEPKAEYDDDTHDENVEDLTLDEEDMTMEELDQTAGTSQGGEGSSQTYATWQHDRSQDELGLMAQDAQQRDPQDVSTKTVVLPLHYSTSTTTPKKTTAYYSNTTICEAAAARRHLCLGTSVYCSDRSAKKTKLQAATHPTRARPRRRLALRRTP
- the LOC117185802 gene encoding longitudinals lacking protein, isoforms H/M/V-like isoform X12, encoding MDDDQQFCLRWNNHQSTLISVFDTLLENETLVDCTLAAEGKILKAHKVVLSACSPYFATLLQEQYDKHPIFILKDVKYQELRAMLDYMYRGEVNISQDQLAALLKAAESLQIKGLSDNRTGGGSSAAAPKPESSQHHRGGKMSGAYTLEQTKRARLATGGAMDTSGDVSGSREGSSSPSRRRRKVRRRSLENDAQDNSNSSVLQAAASNQSILQQTSAGLAVSALVSTQMPGGGSNVAGTSQVPTQQQPLTSTNVTKKTESAKLTSSTAAPAHAATATAAGQQQQLLQQQTSDAINTENVQPQSQGAQGDVGDAEDMEEASAAAGGVTPAASGAGASAGAVHTGVVVKQLTAVVDKSSSNHKQKVKDNSVSPVGSEMVIEPKAEYDDDTHDENVEDLTLDEEDMTMEELDQTAGTSQGGEGSSQTYATWQHDRSQDELGLMAQDAQQRDPQAPSSYASNSSQTPPPTGTSAHSLIRDYWYELKFSDLFKFINPDGRYQCPRFNCLKSYKDASSLQRHIRERLDAVREVGHLAEQPGLLVRLAHLSALREGLYLQEEPLAAPALRVRSPAHRDVPALFVRGALQA
- the LOC117185802 gene encoding longitudinals lacking protein, isoforms N/O/W/X/Y-like isoform X15, which translates into the protein MDDDQQFCLRWNNHQSTLISVFDTLLENETLVDCTLAAEGKILKAHKVVLSACSPYFATLLQEQYDKHPIFILKDVKYQELRAMLDYMYRGEVNISQDQLAALLKAAESLQIKGLSDNRTGGGSSAAAPKPESSQHHRGGKMSGAYTLEQTKRARLATGGAMDTSGDVSGSREGSSSPSRRRRKVRRRSLENDAQDNSNSSVLQAAASNQSILQQTSAGLAVSALVSTQMPGGGSNVAGTSQVPTQQQPLTSTNVTKKTESAKLTSSTAAPAHAATATAAGQQQQLLQQQTSDAINTENVQPQSQGAQGDVGDAEDMEEASAAAGGVTPAASGAGASAGAVHTGVVVKQLTAVVDKSSSNHKQKVKDNSVSPVGSEMVIEPKAEYDDDTHDENVEDLTLDEEDMTMEELDQTAGTSQGGEGSSQTYATWQHDRSQDELGLMAQDAQQRDPQDFVRHGPKNQLLCQCGRYYNTMNRLSLHQREECQDFKRFQCDYCLKWFKRRSHLNRHKKLHDAELAAEPAIHKQKPKAKTTKQTADGAGVEATAATELESLYL
- the LOC117185802 gene encoding longitudinals lacking protein, isoforms N/O/W/X/Y-like isoform X21, which encodes MDDDQQFCLRWNNHQSTLISVFDTLLENETLVDCTLAAEGKILKAHKVVLSACSPYFATLLQEQYDKHPIFILKDVKYQELRAMLDYMYRGEVNISQDQLAALLKAAESLQIKGLSDNRTGGGSSAAAPKPESSQHHRGGKMSGAYTLEQTKRARLATGGAMDTSGDVSGSREGSSSPSRRRRKVRRRSLENDAQDNSNSSVLQAAASNQSILQQTSAGLAVSALVSTQMPGGGSNVAGTSQVPTQQQPLTSTNVTKKTESAKLTSSTAAPAHAATATAAGQQQQLLQQQTSDAINTENVQPQSQGAQGDVGDAEDMEEASAAAGGVTPAASGAGASAGAVHTGVVVKQLTAVVDKSSSNHKQKVKDNSVSPVGSEMVIEPKAEYDDDTHDENVEDLTLDEEDMTMEELDQTAGTSQGGEGSSQTYATWQHDRSQDELGLMAQDAQQRDPQDGYWTILETVPYSISSSTGAQSTNQTLSTTTA
- the LOC117185802 gene encoding longitudinals lacking protein, isoforms H/M/V-like isoform X8, coding for MDDDQQFCLRWNNHQSTLISVFDTLLENETLVDCTLAAEGKILKAHKVVLSACSPYFATLLQEQYDKHPIFILKDVKYQELRAMLDYMYRGEVNISQDQLAALLKAAESLQIKGLSDNRTGGGSSAAAPKPESSQHHRGGKMSGAYTLEQTKRARLATGGAMDTSGDVSGSREGSSSPSRRRRKVRRRSLENDAQDNSNSSVLQAAASNQSILQQTSAGLAVSALVSTQMPGGGSNVAGTSQVPTQQQPLTSTNVTKKTESAKLTSSTAAPAHAATATAAGQQQQLLQQQTSDAINTENVQPQSQGAQGDVGDAEDMEEASAAAGGVTPAASGAGASAGAVHTGVVVKQLTAVVDKSSSNHKQKVKDNSVSPVGSEMVIEPKAEYDDDTHDENVEDLTLDEEDMTMEELDQTAGTSQGGEGSSQTYATWQHDRSQDELGLMAQDAQQRDPQADIYPILGSLLGVETSTSDTASHDDYYGYLNNNSSGTNANTNSNATNATTTTSSNNQSSSLRASNPSAGISRDSFMQCKHCNRYYKSPQKLQEHVRKYCLKQKKYKCVSCEYRSRRKDHVLRHAKRKHCMLYEQSRDDEESLYVIRNEDDMSNDEATGDGDGDGDGDADDGDNDVGGMDSDLAAALCEINFDFAGRDLTITAVPIPESDEDDDDYDDDG
- the LOC117185802 gene encoding longitudinals lacking protein, isoforms H/M/V-like isoform X9, producing MDDDQQFCLRWNNHQSTLISVFDTLLENETLVDCTLAAEGKILKAHKVVLSACSPYFATLLQEQYDKHPIFILKDVKYQELRAMLDYMYRGEVNISQDQLAALLKAAESLQIKGLSDNRTGGGSSAAAPKPESSQHHRGGKMSGAYTLEQTKRARLATGGAMDTSGDVSGSREGSSSPSRRRRKVRRRSLENDAQDNSNSSVLQAAASNQSILQQTSAGLAVSALVSTQMPGGGSNVAGTSQVPTQQQPLTSTNVTKKTESAKLTSSTAAPAHAATATAAGQQQQLLQQQTSDAINTENVQPQSQGAQGDVGDAEDMEEASAAAGGVTPAASGAGASAGAVHTGVVVKQLTAVVDKSSSNHKQKVKDNSVSPVGSEMVIEPKAEYDDDTHDENVEDLTLDEEDMTMEELDQTAGTSQGGEGSSQTYATWQHDRSQDELGLMAQDAQQRDPQDIYPILGSLLGVETSTSDTASHDDYYGYLNNNSSGTNANTNSNATNATTTTSSNNQSSSLRASNPSAGISRDSFMQCKHCNRYYKSPQKLQEHVRKYCLKQKKYKCVSCEYRSRRKDHVLRHAKRKHCMLYEQSRDDEESLYVIRNEDDMSNDEATGDGDGDGDGDADDGDNDVGGMDSDLAAALCEINFDFAGRDLTITAVPIPESDEDDDDYDDDG
- the LOC117185802 gene encoding longitudinals lacking protein, isoforms H/M/V-like isoform X10; translation: MDDDQQFCLRWNNHQSTLISVFDTLLENETLVDCTLAAEGKILKAHKVVLSACSPYFATLLQEQYDKHPIFILKDVKYQELRAMLDYMYRGEVNISQDQLAALLKAAESLQIKGLSDNRTGGGSSAAAPKPESSQHHRGGKMSGAYTLEQTKRARLATGGAMDTSGDVSGSREGSSSPSRRRRKVRRRSLENDAQDNSNSSVLQAAASNQSILQQTSAGLAVSALVSTQMPGGGSNVAGTSQVPTQQQPLTSTNVTKKTESAKLTSSTAAPAHAATATAAGQQQQLLQQQTSDAINTENVQPQSQGAQGDVGDAEDMEEASAAAGGVTPAASGAGASAGAVHTGVVVKQLTAVVDKSSSNHKQKVKDNSVSPVGSEMVIEPKAEYDDDTHDENVEDLTLDEEDMTMEELDQTAGTSQGGEGSSQTYATWQHDRSQDELGLMAQDAQQRDPQDGFVVPKITAVRGGSKRMARKKTHQSQTPACTSTSTHTMSRRKREVIAASSSKSRRNVNADSGSGDPWSQASPSRPSTSANAVAMTAKAAPFVCQTCGRRYQVLGTLTRHMRKECNQPKKYVCRMCGRGFHYNFKLQDHYYYVHKGAVKKE
- the LOC117185802 gene encoding longitudinals lacking protein, isoforms H/M/V-like isoform X6, encoding MDDDQQFCLRWNNHQSTLISVFDTLLENETLVDCTLAAEGKILKAHKVVLSACSPYFATLLQEQYDKHPIFILKDVKYQELRAMLDYMYRGEVNISQDQLAALLKAAESLQIKGLSDNRTGGGSSAAAPKPESSQHHRGGKMSGAYTLEQTKRARLATGGAMDTSGDVSGSREGSSSPSRRRRKVRRRSLENDAQDNSNSSVLQAAASNQSILQQTSAGLAVSALVSTQMPGGGSNVAGTSQVPTQQQPLTSTNVTKKTESAKLTSSTAAPAHAATATAAGQQQQLLQQQTSDAINTENVQPQSQGAQGDVGDAEDMEEASAAAGGVTPAASGAGASAGAVHTGVVVKQLTAVVDKSSSNHKQKVKDNSVSPVGSEMVIEPKAEYDDDTHDENVEDLTLDEEDMTMEELDQTAGTSQGGEGSSQTYATWQHDRSQDELGLMAQDAQQRDPQDFGRLSPTNRSYSLMDLKTSPYTSPNETPMGVIKFEPSAGMDDHNEHDLRIDSGRATPTHCTGHQLVPKSQQRHGNGDNDDSNEEDNEPCDLRIDFAKVLLAAAKAGGGQYTHLHTPHSRPLPQLIYTAGTGQVARPDTPTHRYSSSSGGMISGSGADPSSSAAASIVAAATAAGLAANNTSASSTGGASTSAAAAAVAAAAAAAGGSGGNWNTSGSGGGVGAYACDRCGNTYARPHSLNRHVRFECGVEPKFECPICHKKSKHKHNLVLHMRTHQHR
- the LOC117185802 gene encoding longitudinals lacking protein, isoforms A/B/D/L-like isoform X17, with translation MDDDQQFCLRWNNHQSTLISVFDTLLENETLVDCTLAAEGKILKAHKVVLSACSPYFATLLQEQYDKHPIFILKDVKYQELRAMLDYMYRGEVNISQDQLAALLKAAESLQIKGLSDNRTGGGSSAAAPKPESSQHHRGGKMSGAYTLEQTKRARLATGGAMDTSGDVSGSREGSSSPSRRRRKVRRRSLENDAQDNSNSSVLQAAASNQSILQQTSAGLAVSALVSTQMPGGGSNVAGTSQVPTQQQPLTSTNVTKKTESAKLTSSTAAPAHAATATAAGQQQQLLQQQTSDAINTENVQPQSQGAQGDVGDAEDMEEASAAAGGVTPAASGAGASAGAVHTGVVVKQLTAVVDKSSSNHKQKVKDNSVSPVGSEMVIEPKAEYDDDTHDENVEDLTLDEEDMTMEELDQTAGTSQGGEGSSQTYATWQHDRSQDELGLMAQDAQQRDPQENAWTLSVKSVTSLNNLASSSGSHICPRCEKAYTYKKNLSRHLRYECDRPPTEMCRHCSYVARYKHSLNMHVKTQHRRDRLCLGACSRGWAEG
- the LOC117185802 gene encoding longitudinals lacking protein-like isoform X3, which translates into the protein MDDDQQFCLRWNNHQSTLISVFDTLLENETLVDCTLAAEGKILKAHKVVLSACSPYFATLLQEQYDKHPIFILKDVKYQELRAMLDYMYRGEVNISQDQLAALLKAAESLQIKGLSDNRTGGGSSAAAPKPESSQHHRGGKMSGAYTLEQTKRARLATGGAMDTSGDVSGSREGSSSPSRRRRKVRRRSLENDAQDNSNSSVLQAAASNQSILQQTSAGLAVSALVSTQMPGGGSNVAGTSQVPTQQQPLTSTNVTKKTESAKLTSSTAAPAHAATATAAGQQQQLLQQQTSDAINTENVQPQSQGAQGDVGDAEDMEEASAAAGGVTPAASGAGASAGAVHTGVVVKQLTAVVDKSSSNHKQKVKDNSVSPVGSEMVIEPKAEYDDDTHDENVEDLTLDEEDMTMEELDQTAGTSQGGEGSSQTYATWQHDRSQDELGLMAQDAQQRDPQDLSRKENTAPGVGTVEIQRSFQRSKRLSVSEVSDMLFEFYKTKSAKVPKQQQLDHAEVTQYGQVSPTSGETLEPSTIAAIAVYGSASDTASKNLNADEIMGAAAGAASFHPRNKYSLKTAVPTGLGLGGERAIPTSVLVANKTTAPVAPTPKPQAAVIAEALMRNGLHSFQQQIRAQEIMRQQARQRRIKEEVETAIGNETTPTKILENLLRKQQERDLRHSECENEPGSSTEDEDDGRFHAFDDIHLMEQSRSKCGNSSMNMFHLSAHGGSTNSILEAQSQVFRNLEFTLSDYGGSSSNGSITSPNAIGLDGEPVYECRHCGKKYRWKSTLRRHENVECGGKEPSHQCPYCPYKSKQRGNLGVHVRKHHTDLPQLPSKRRSKYSMKGDGVSGCNK
- the LOC117185802 gene encoding longitudinals lacking protein, isoforms H/M/V-like isoform X5, giving the protein MDDDQQFCLRWNNHQSTLISVFDTLLENETLVDCTLAAEGKILKAHKVVLSACSPYFATLLQEQYDKHPIFILKDVKYQELRAMLDYMYRGEVNISQDQLAALLKAAESLQIKGLSDNRTGGGSSAAAPKPESSQHHRGGKMSGAYTLEQTKRARLATGGAMDTSGDVSGSREGSSSPSRRRRKVRRRSLENDAQDNSNSSVLQAAASNQSILQQTSAGLAVSALVSTQMPGGGSNVAGTSQVPTQQQPLTSTNVTKKTESAKLTSSTAAPAHAATATAAGQQQQLLQQQTSDAINTENVQPQSQGAQGDVGDAEDMEEASAAAGGVTPAASGAGASAGAVHTGVVVKQLTAVVDKSSSNHKQKVKDNSVSPVGSEMVIEPKAEYDDDTHDENVEDLTLDEEDMTMEELDQTAGTSQGGEGSSQTYATWQHDRSQDELGLMAQDAQQRDPQDLSYDFKHSVFGSDDVDQDSDNNRERFHCAVCNKSYLRKRHLQRHMRDECIGIPPRFNCKFCSSRFRRKYHMVRHLVSKHGIPPAIAQLTTGSGSRTSSGRDSTSGSVMDLKAGNLGLHMGGDCGASVGSVGSLNDCESPNPENLSLRKENYENENLSGSRCTSPLPPHMVSIPTYGLTGVITAISAAAAVVEEQAAAAAAAAAAAAAAAEAAAKNNNDVGGGAGEQAAEGAVGGSATELNIKPEPVTPSKVQHLMSEDWNMKLGLQIISNSLLKERLMNTMPFAYNNN
- the LOC117185802 gene encoding longitudinals lacking protein, isoforms H/M/V-like isoform X14, which encodes MDDDQQFCLRWNNHQSTLISVFDTLLENETLVDCTLAAEGKILKAHKVVLSACSPYFATLLQEQYDKHPIFILKDVKYQELRAMLDYMYRGEVNISQDQLAALLKAAESLQIKGLSDNRTGGGSSAAAPKPESSQHHRGGKMSGAYTLEQTKRARLATGGAMDTSGDVSGSREGSSSPSRRRRKVRRRSLENDAQDNSNSSVLQAAASNQSILQQTSAGLAVSALVSTQMPGGGSNVAGTSQVPTQQQPLTSTNVTKKTESAKLTSSTAAPAHAATATAAGQQQQLLQQQTSDAINTENVQPQSQGAQGDVGDAEDMEEASAAAGGVTPAASGAGASAGAVHTGVVVKQLTAVVDKSSSNHKQKVKDNSVSPVGSEMVIEPKAEYDDDTHDENVEDLTLDEEDMTMEELDQTAGTSQGGEGSSQTYATWQHDRSQDELGLMAQDAQQRDPQAPSSYASNSSQTPPPTGTSAHSLIRDYWYELKFSDLFKFINPDGRYQCPRFNCLKSYKDASSLQRHIRYECGGQKKFRCLMCGKAFSQSSHLKRHLESGVCVKYYL
- the LOC117185802 gene encoding longitudinals lacking protein, isoforms H/M/V-like isoform X7 — protein: MDDDQQFCLRWNNHQSTLISVFDTLLENETLVDCTLAAEGKILKAHKVVLSACSPYFATLLQEQYDKHPIFILKDVKYQELRAMLDYMYRGEVNISQDQLAALLKAAESLQIKGLSDNRTGGGSSAAAPKPESSQHHRGGKMSGAYTLEQTKRARLATGGAMDTSGDVSGSREGSSSPSRRRRKVRRRSLENDAQDNSNSSVLQAAASNQSILQQTSAGLAVSALVSTQMPGGGSNVAGTSQVPTQQQPLTSTNVTKKTESAKLTSSTAAPAHAATATAAGQQQQLLQQQTSDAINTENVQPQSQGAQGDVGDAEDMEEASAAAGGVTPAASGAGASAGAVHTGVVVKQLTAVVDKSSSNHKQKVKDNSVSPVGSEMVIEPKAEYDDDTHDENVEDLTLDEEDMTMEELDQTAGTSQGGEGSSQTYATWQHDRSQDELGLMAQDAQQRDPQGLQLHSIDDSSSSQHQQQVNGSRQEDDDDFPYQQGVVGGSGHHFQTPQFDNFPGILAVTGHSHGHGHEENFTCPQCYRTYRRHGTLRRHLRQECGKGKSMVCSVCGHSTKRADHLRQHVRKKHPEIVMRSLFKRQQRAAAAAAASVSSTSASNEIKPEDVVDLLDEAAVDDGETNIFLVEDDDDEDLPPQQSRQQLLEETSASSYYRQQLQQQAFLQFTQLQQQSLKQATAAAASASASASGSNRSELLKGDGL